The Doryrhamphus excisus isolate RoL2022-K1 chromosome 22, RoL_Dexc_1.0, whole genome shotgun sequence genome segment tattattattatatttatttattactaattactGATTACTGACAGCGTTTTCCTGATTATagagtcgccacagcagatcttttttgatctgcatactgattttggcttaaGCGCTTTATATTACAAGAGTTTTAAAAGCTTGTTTCTCTACTGGCACCCAGTGGCGACCTAGTGCATTGCAGTGGCTActtaaaacatgcacaaaatacagtatatactgtattgtactgtacatacatattcTGTCCTTTGGAATCACAGTACATTTGGATAGTCTTacataaattttacattttagatttacaaaaatatgaaataagatattgatatagtatattttattacattattaaatattgcTTCATTTTACTGGAAAAATATTTGTACTGCATtgtctgtattttctgtattatcacttttgtcatgtttgtgggGTTTTCCTTCCTGTGACGTAaggctggggtgtccaaagtgtggccccagGGCCATTTGCAtcccatggctgtttttttttttagcaagaaAACTACAACCAAAAACATCTGAGGTGattttacaacaacaacaaagtcaaaatatgaagagaataaagttataatctAATGTGAAAAAGTCagcattttatgagaaaaacatgatatgaggaaaaatattagcataagaaattgtaatatgaaaaactgaaaaaaaaatttaacatgaGGTgcaggaaaataaattaaaacattaaaattaaaacattgaaTAATTTTATTGTAGTTATGACACCATGTTAGAGAATACTTATACAAGGAATGCGTCGCTCGGGTCAATTTTCTCATGCAAAATGTGGGAATTGTTTTGGAATTGTTTCATATCTTCCAATAGATATGTCCAACGTCCTGCGTGAGCGGAACAGTTTGATACGGGGATGCTTTttttagtgtgcaggcctcctCGTGGACAAAGTTTGGCCGTGGCCCTACCTTTGGCCTTCGTGTTTTCATGCGCTATTTTGTCTGTCGACAGGACGTCAACACCAACGACCAGGATAATCTTTGGCAACGCACCATCGGCCATGACGGAACACATTTCATTTTGGAACACTTTCAAATGTCTTAGATTCTGTCAGAGATATTTGATGTGCCTTACTTTCTAACAACCCTCCCTTTTGACACCAAATGACATCATtactactatatactgtatatacagtactgtatgtagtagTATGATGTGGATGTGCAGCCACAGGAAAAGATATTTGGAAGGGTAAGTTTGACTTCATCGCCACAGCAAAGTTCTTTGTCTCTACTGTCGCTGGGAGCCCAGTTAAGGAATACGTCGCCATGCCGGAGAGAAGCCACACGCTACTGGAGCATgggaagtatttttttatttcattcatacagtggtaccttgggaTAACTTGGGATAACTTGGGATACCTTGGAAGTGTTCCAACTCACGGGTGCTTTTTAGATGcaagatgtcttttttttgctttgaaccgTCAGCTAAATATTGGCTTAGCTGAGCTATTTGGGGGCtaaatttttttctaaatgtgattaattatgcaTTACCAATggccaaaatgtgattaattgtagttaaatatatcattgttttgttttttaaggtGGAAAACACGATTGAATTAAAAATTACTCATGAATTTTTCAAAAACAGACGTTCAATAATGAGTTATTCACATATAATttcaaataattcattttttaaccgACATATTGGGTAGGAGacctaaaaatattgtattggtTTAGTGCTCATGAGACTAATATGGTGGTTACGTTACATTTGTAATGCTAGGTGTCTCATCATTAACAATACTAGCAACTACAAGGTAatagtggaggggggggggggcgacactTACCTTACTCCGAGCCCAGCCACCTTAGCTCCGCCGCTGATTCACGACCCCCTTCTTTGCTCCCTCCGTTCTTGTTTCCTccttttgaaaattaaaaaaaaagtccgtTTCTTgtgatatatttataatataactCGTCTAATCTGGAGCAGTAGTATCAGCAGTGTTGTGGGACACTTGCTGTGTTACATTATATATGGACACGAGCGTGCGCGTGCGGGTGATGCATGCCGTGACGTCACACTGATGCTGCTCGTGCAACCCGGCTGGCGTACGTGAGGACGGAGGCGTTTCTCTctcgctcactctctctctctctccctcaacTCCATCAACACACAATGTTACACCAATATTTCATCCTTATCCATTAAGCCAAGATAAACATACTATtccaaataataaatgttatacaTGTTCTGGTCCATACCTGTATTTTCGTGTTACCTGTTGCTTCGCGGATGGCTTTGCTGCTCCGGACAACTAAAGTCAGCACATGGCGTCGACTAATTAAGATCATCAGAGAAAAAACGAAAAAACGAAGAAAATGTCACCGTatctggggggggggactcctcTGTCTCCTTGGGAGCCGCGTCCACGCAGTCCGGATCGACGTGCTTCCGTCCTTGTGTTGGCACTCTTGTGTCATAATTACATCATTCAACTGtttacaaaatgttttaaaaaaatataaattttcattcatttaatacaTCTATGAGCAAGGGTTGTTTAATCAATATATTATGGACCTCcgccattgttttattttaaagtaaTGTTTTGGTTATGTAGGCTTTTATAGACCTGTAGATAGATGGATATCTTTGGAATGAAGTCACCCATTTGAATTTAGACACGCTCGGAACCATCTACACCTGCACATGTATCTAGACGGGAGGATTTAAGGTACGTGCTGTTGCTATGGAAACCCTTTACTCTCGGACGAAGCAGTCTCAAGCGAGTAAAcaattcaaaaacaaaacaaatagttATAATCCCCGCCAAGATTTCAGCGTCTCTTTGAacatttatgttatgttttaactcATTGCTGTTCCAAGGCTGACACATTGGAGCCAAAGTGGCGGCTTTGATTGCATTTGTCCCCCCCCCGAGGACTTGAAATACTTTTTTACGGAGACAATTGCAGCTACACGGTAAAGTCAAATACGTTTTATTAGTTTTACGTGCTTGTGTATTTTAGTACTTGAACTACGGGTTTTCCACATTTCTATTGGTATTTCGTAATGAAGCTAGTTAGGCATATATGATACAGTCCGTACACACAAAAGACAGACGTGTTTCATAACTTAGTAGACAGCATGACGGAGGTATCCAAGGTGCAGCCTGGGGCCATTTGTTGACAGCAACTTGTCTTAGTGGGCCGTGACGAAAAGagtaaaaaagttgaaatgataATATCAATGGCAGTAATGAATACGCTGAAACATCGGTTAGTGTCCGCCCCAggtagcgtgttttttggttaatgtccaAAATAAATCCAACATTTTGCTAGCATTCTCTGGTTAGTGTACGCAATACACAACAACTTTATTGCCAGACGATCTTgtaagattaaaacgtgacaggaTTTCTCGTTCTAAAAGAAAATGTCTCTTTGCTGGCCAACATATATTGTGCATGCTGTCTGTTTTTCTTGTCTGTAGCTtccaaacagacaggaagagcatgttagcatcgctagcatgctaatattggcGTAGTGCAATTTGTAGTTGTTTTTAATGGTACTTTAAAGGTACTTATATTAACACTTAACACTTATCatgccaggtgttagcatgctaacattagcatgttatcatgtgtatactagcattttttcatattagtatgctaacacaattATACTAACATGTTTAGAATTTTCAGAGGCAGGCGCCGATAcaaactattatgctaggtgttcgcatgttaacattagcattgttagcattcaaACCCTTCCAAGGTATGTTTTCACAGTCATGGAATCTACTTACATAAAACAATAGTAAAAGCATACAAATGaggaatgaaaacaataaataaacatttaagatTACTTTACCTTTAAGACAAGGTGTGGCAGGAacatcaaccaccaccacctgcatggtttgccatgagttatttctggaATTCAATAGTATTTCCACCTTTTTAGTTAACATATGGGCCCTTGCACCTTCCATTTTAGGTTACTGAGGTGAGAAAGAGTATTGCAACAACATGGccaaacaggaaggtggcgtcTGTGTTGATCTTGCTCAAGAATGATGTCTTCATTGAAGGggaaagtaaccttaaatgttcatttatccattccaTTCATCATGTATATgtctttttatgtattttcaattgttttgtGCATATTATTTATAccgtgagtggttagcgtgcaggcctcacagctaggagacccaagttcaatcccaccctcggccatctctgtgtggagtttgcatgttctccccgtgcatgcgttggttttctccgggtacctaGGCTTCCTCCCTcattatgctaggttaattggcgactccaaattgtccataggtatgaatgtgggtgggaatagttgtttgtctatatgtgccctgtgattgcctcccgaaaacagctgggataggctccagcacccccgcgaccctcttgaatGAACGAATCAATATTATTTCTATCATTCTTGGAATAAGAATCCTCTCCATATACCCCAAATTGTCAATCCctgacataaaaacacaaatcagaCATGCAGGCTGCCTTTATATCTCTAACCTTTTAGCCTGTTGTAAGAAATATTAAATGCCAACGCCACccctgcatcctttgattttgtACTGGCTTGAGTTTCCTCACTGCAGGACAAATGAAAAGGTCTGCTATTTTATTCTATGTGCTATCCACCAATGAATATACCCACCTACGTATCCACCTAGCGGTTCCTGATACATTGGAGTTGACCAATGCAAATGTCCTTATGTTATTCTGAACACCACATAGACAGGAGACCTAAGTTAAACAAAGTCGTATATTTAGGCTGATTAGAAATGAATTGTAGAAATAACATGTCTTAAAAGGATCCTGAGTACTTTCCACTGTATGAATACAGGATGTCCCGAGtttaaattaattatgttaGCTCTAGGAACATTTGGGTTTGTCATCAACAGAGGTATATGTCTCATCTTTTATTCCGTCTGGAATTGCATGCATCTTTAGTTTGAACACCACCCTTTTGTTTGTCAGAACGTGACAGAAGTGTTTGTTTCCCTGGTATGTCCGACTGCATTGTTTAATCAGCCAGTAAAGTCACGTTCAAACTGGGTAGGACAGCTTTTGCCTGTGTAGAccgcatttagaggtgaaaacaacatgacaaTCAAAGAGTTGTCTATGGGTCTATGGTGTTATGCAGAGGGCAATAGACGTCATGAAGAAAAGAAGATGCtgaatgtgtgtatatattgcAGTATGTCCAAGCTGTATAATAACACATGTGTCCTTTTAGGTTTCAGATGCTGAGTGTTGCAGAAACCAAAATGCAGGCAATTGGTTACAGCGGACTTGAAGACCTGGAGGCCCAGGCAGCCAATAAAGAGAGAGAATGGAAGGATCTCCAGGCTAGAAGGATTCATCTATTGGAGGATTCTCTCAGAAAGGCAGAAGAGGAGTGTCTATCTCTCAGGTGTCGACATCTCAACTTAAGATAAATATAgtcatttcaattatttttctttcatgttATCCCTTTAAACATGACCATGCTTCCATTTGGCTCTTATTGTGAAGACAAAAGACAAGAATGACTTGGCTAATGTCGGACCAGTATGTCATGTAATCCTGCAATATGTAATCCTGATGCACCAACAATCAAATTGCTGAGAAAAGCTTTCATTTATTGGGAATATGTCTTTAAATGGCCCAGGATTTAAGAGGTTAAATATCCTGTTTATACAATGTGACAGCAGTATGAACTCCTCTAGTGTTCATATTTCCTCACCAAGCAGTCACAGCATTGgaccctacacacacacaaccacttcTATTTGCAAAGGTTTTGAAATGTCTCTCAATAGTATCTAGCCTTTAGCGCAATACAATGGACCTTTGTGGACTGTCAAGAGTTGCAAGacaagtatatacagtatttatacacACACGTTGTTGTTGTCTCATTTATGAACTTAAagcaaaatgcactttttgcatgaaattttttattattaagacaGAATATAAATCCAAAACTACACAACCCAGAATGAAAACATGATTGAAAAGTTCTGGAAAAGTTTATAAAGGTATTTCTAAAGCattgggactccagctaaccacagtgagagccattatctacaaatggtgaaaacagtGAACCTTCCTAggagtggccagccagccaaaaTGACTCCCAAGTGCGCAGTGACGACCCATCcaagaagtgcaggcctcacttacCTTAGTTAAGGTCAGAGTTCATGGgcccaccataagaaagacactgggctaAAACAGACCTCCAAGACCAAAGCCActgttgaacaaaaagaacattaaggctggtaaaccatcttgatgatcccccaAAAGTAGCACAGTGCAATTTTGGAAATTTTGTGTGGTTGTTATTATGATCATAATGTTTGGTGTTAAGACAGCAGAACCAGAAGCTGAAGGAGGACTTTCAGTACAACCTAAGCATCCTGGAGGAACGAGACAGAGAGCTGGAGCGATACGATGCCATCTCCTCCAAGGCTGTAACCATGGAGATGAACAGGTACAACAAAAACCACACATCCAAgtcaatatttgtaaaattgcacTAGAATGGAGCAAACTGTctggccacaaaaaaaaagccatagaaAAGCTCATATAGAATATTACACAGCCCAAGGAGACACCGTACTGCAGAAGCACCAGGACCTAATGTTGTAGCCCCGAGCAACTGTGTAATTCTACCCTCATTGACAGGCAGGAGGAGCTGAGTCGGCTCCAAATTCAGGTTGCCATACTGCAGGCCAAAGACGCTGAGGCGAGACAGCAGCAGCTTAGCAGCCAGAACAAATCTGCTCAACACAAGCTGCAGTTGGAAGAGCTCACGCAGTAAGACTGAGAACACAACCATGTACAAAAATACCCAAATCCACCGTTTATCCAGCATGAACTTGTTAATGTtcttgttaatgttaatgtcacATGACTTCACATCTTCATCGCTTGTTTGCTCTGCTTTGAGAGAAGAATCCCTCAAGCGGTGtgttttaaatgtgtgtgtgtgtgtgactggatGGAAGATTTATGACAGGTAAAATTCAAAAGCACATGGAGGAACACGACAGAGTGAAATTGGAGTTGCAGCACAGAATACAAGACCTTGAAGGAGAACTAACCCGACACAGACAGGTGAATGGACCCATTGGAGTAGAGTAGCCCCACCAAAAGCCCTGCAGAACCCCACCACATAAACACATAGCGATGTTTAGTGTCCGTATTTAATgtccacatgtgtgtgtgtgtgtttgatcaAACACTGAAATTGATCtgcattcatcatcatcattgtcggAGGTTGTGGGAATTTTAGCATTCATTTGAAACCAAGTTAATTCCACAGTCAGTGCTTGCAGCGTGAAATTGTGATttttgcctttaatttgttaataatcagaataaaacacTTGTAGACATTTTTATCGGCAAACATATTTGTGAAGAAATCAGTGATACAATCATTCCTCGTTTGACAGCGGGATGAGTCCATTTccaaaccttctaaatatgttttttccacattattagagccctctaaacatgaaataacacccctataatcattGGCGTATAGCATttggagagttccttgttgatCCTTTTTATTACTTCATCTCTCTGTACACTACTAACTGCAGCAGCTGCtgtattgtctcatcaatgtaacaatagtgacacctagtgaccagtgtagaatactacacatcacacCATGTTTATTAATGCAtcctttgaatgccttatatttgtatttgaggcCATTTTACCGTTTCTATGCTCAGAAATGATTAATTAGTCAACTAGTAAACATTTCTCTATTTGGAGAAATACATCATAgactgaaaaaatacaaaatagacTGAAAAAATTCATGTTGAACATGTCTGTCCTCTGGTTACCAGGAGATGACAACAGCCATGGACAAAGAGTTACGAGAGAAAGGACATGAGTTCAACTTGAAGCTGGATGAAATGCATGCAGTGCTGCTGTCTAAGGATCTCAaggtacaataacaataaaataagtaCCATCGATTCTGCTGCATAAGCTTCACCCATTACATTTAGAGGAAATACAGATTTGTTCATATATAACCTGCCCTGGACTATAGTACACACAGTCATAAATTGGTATATTATGGCGTGtgcaacactaaactcatcacacagccacttaacactcaaaaggtacctCGAAAATGTACACATATCgaaccaatatgagtttacaaTGAAAAATACGTTCAAAATTTGCCTTGATTGATTGGTGCTGCGGCAAtgctgtccaccagagggagccagagggaGGCGGACATCACTGCAGCACCCCGGCAGGCACCAAAGATGAAATTCATGATGGACAAacctaaaaacatgttttgttttccatttaaAACTCATATCTGTACTTATTTGTATGTTTCTTCGGTACTCCTTTTGGcgtattaagttgctgtatgatgagtttagtgttctttgtacaACAACACCACAAGTTAAACCATTATATTGAGGCTTACAGCATTTAAAGCAATAGTAGTAGTTGAAAGGTAAAGGAGATTAGAATAAATAAGATAGACTACTGCTCATGGTATCTAATATATCTCTTTTACGTCTCTGCGTGTGTAGATGAAGCTTCTGTCAAAAGAGAATGAAATTCAGAGTCAGGCCAAAGTGGAAGCCAAGGAGGTGCTCAAAGCATCCGAGGAGGTCTTCAAGCAGTTACAAGCTCAGCTGCAACAAAAGGAGCGGGTGATGGAGGATGTCACCACAGTCAAAGATGTCAGGTATGCCTCTCCAGCCGCTGTGTGCGTGTCAAACATGGGTGGTTGTGACGGCCTTCTCTGGCAGGATAAAGGAGCTAGAGGACAAGCTGAAGCAGATGCAGAACAAGCTGAAGAAGAAGGAGGCTGACCACATAAGGAAGTGAGGAAGCCACCTCTTTGTTGTTTGCAAACTAGCTGTTGTGTGCAACAATGAGTGCAATTTCTACTTAAATCAAGGCTAAAATGTTGGAACGCAGACACGATGGCTTCAAAACAGAGGCCTCATATTGCttcatctaaatcaggggtctcaaactcaatttacttgggggccactggagctcgggtctgggtgagactgggccgcatcaggttttccaaaaaaacaaaacaaaacaaaaaaaaaaattaaaaacttcgctttggttccaattttctacaagaaaagctctgataaaacattccactgttctcaaatatcttactttttatttttctacacaaaataagatgaaaaataaataaacaaatcaagaataaagaaaatgaattaatcagtaataaataaataaataaatataataataataataaaacagcaaataataaaaacttgtaaacctgtagacatgacaaaacacgactatagtcacatttatactttttttatttacaacatattgcgcaactgcagggtcttgagacacatgctaactcgcaaactagagagctagcgacctaaacggtagccttcaagttatttcctttaaacttaaatagccaaaaacttaccacttccacacggatagggaggataacaattaacagttatttaacctttaacatgaacattaatcaaacgtaataattttttctgggtacatgataccatacagcatccatatcaaacattaaactttcatatcaaggtgggggcctcaaactagtgtcctgcgggctacaCCGGGGGCTCCACACACTTCTCCCTGACCCCTCTCCGCCCTGGTTCTCCTGAACTCCAGGCCAGCTAGCCAGCTTCTAAAAATGGGCCATGGAGCGCACACTTCTACCTACCTGTATGTCTGATGCTTTAACCCAGTCTTGTGTGACCTGCCTCAAGGTCACATGGTTGAAAGCCAGCAATAGGACGTGTCTAGGCGGTGATCATTTATTCAACAAACTAATAGCCTTATCTTATCTTCTTTACATGGCAGCGTGTTATTTCTGTCTCTACATGGTCACGTTGACAATTTTATCATCTGTTTTTTATGATGAGCGTTTGTGAAATGTAACTGGAGGAGCCATTACAGTCGGCGAGGCTTTTTGTGTGTACACGTGTGCACGTGTTTGTGTCAGTGCGTCAATTATCAGCCAATCCACACAGACACAGTTGCAGTTAATTATCGCAATGTCCATGTAGAGACGTGACCTCAATAAGCTGACCAACGCAAAACGAGGAAAAAACTAATGTTTTAACTGTTCTTGTTATCAACCGTGACCTTGTGAAGAAACAAGGACATGGTCCAGGCcctgaaggagaaggagaagcagCTGGACGCTCGCTGTCAGGCCCACAGAGAGCAGCTACAGAAAGCTGAGGAGCGCATGGTCAAACTGCAGGAAGACATGGAGGTCACGTCCACTCAGGCTCACTCGGCACACAAAGACATGCAAATGGCCTTGGACGAGAAAAATGGCACAATAAAAAGGTGGGACACTCTCATGACATGAAGACCAGAACACTGTCAGCAGACAGCTGCCGCTGTTCCATGATGGTGCTGAGCAATAATGgtttcaaaatattacacattaCACCGACATATCagacattcattttcattattagcattattagcattattattagagctctgtagacatgacaaaacacgactatagtcacatttatactctttttatttacaacatattgcgcaactgcagggtcttgagacacatgctaactcgcaaactagagagctagcgacctaaacggtagccttcaagttatttcctttaaacttaaatagacaaaaacttaccacttccacacggatagggaggataactattaacagttatttaacctttaacatgaacattaatcaaacgtaataatattttctgggtacatgataccatacagcatccatatcaaacttaaactttcatatcaaggcgggggcctcaaactagtgttctgcgggccacatttggaccaCAGTGGACTGGAGGAGTTGTTCAATGTAGACCAGGGGCGTCAAACTCAGGCCACGGGTGTAGTATAGTAAATAGTAGCTAATATGGCCCGATTCCACCAAAATGCCACATGAGCACTTCCACATAGGTAAGTAAGCGGCCACGCcccttttatatttttcatcccGGTGTTTATTGTCATGTGTGATTTGAAAGGCTCCGCCTGGAAGTGGATGCAAGCCAGACTGCCTGCCAGAGTTACATGAGCCAAGCCTCCAGCGAGATGGTCGCCAAGGATGCGGAGTTGATGAGCTTGCGGGAAAACAACGACAAACTTAAAGCCGAACTGGAGCGGAGCACGGAGGACATAAATAGGTGCGATATTTGGTCTCATTTATGACTTCAGAGTAGTTGGAATGTTTGTGTGCTGTCAGATACAAACAGGATGTGAGCGCCGGTTTGAAAAGAGAGGCGGATCTGGAGGAGTCACGAGTTCAGGTGGAACTGGAGTGGCAGAGGCGCTATGATGTTGCAGAGGCTAAATACTACCTGGCTAATGAGCAGCTTATTCAGGATTTGACCCGGGCCAGAGACCAGGTTAGCATCTGCAACATTTGCAATGTGCAAAACGGTAAAACGGTTGTGATGCGCAGACTCATCCGCCCCCTTGGTTCGATATATTTCCCTTTATCAGGCAAAGGCGGAGCTCAGTGAAAAAGAAGCGGCGCTGCAAGGCCTGACCGCCTTCATTCCTTCTGTGGAAAAGGAGCAAGACAAAACATCGCAGGTAAGACATCATGCACCATGTTCTTATACTTACATAAACTTATCGATCCAGGACGCTGTATGTACTTGTTAGGTCACACGTTTGCAGTACTTCCCTTTGCACCTCATACCCTTCAGTTCATGTACTCTGCATTCAGGCCCGTCCAGTTTTAGGCAATGGCCTTTTTGCACCAGCACCCTGAGGGTATACTGGCCTTTCAGTCTGGCTCTCTGCCCCGCTACACTGCCAGTCAACTTCTAACATCTTTGGCACCTTAAATAAcagtttcccacaggactgcaatctatttgtggcccTGGTTGGTTGGGGGACAGGGTGATGTACTGACATAATcatcaaatttgcataattggccatctTGTCCATTTATTTGTAGTGGTCCAAAAGTCATTTATTGGAAAACAATTGAAGGCTGCAAATCAAGACATCAAATTGCTTATATTGtacaattatgatttttttttatcttaaattaataatacaatataaataactatttttttaactaaatgtgtaaatgttaatatgttaatatacTACTGTAAAAGATACAGTAGTatctgttttttggttaacatccaaaatgttgccttggtttacatgctctggttagcatgttgtgttattaatacaccgcgtgaatccaactgtgttcttaatgaaTTCTtctttttatcacaaaacgtcctgttagcatccttagcttgctaacaaaatggcaaccactAGCGTGTTgcataaagaaaatcaatcaatcagtaataaataaataaatataataataataataataataaaacagcaaataattaaaaattaagaaaccacatatagttggtgggtagacaaattatttttttcagattaaaatgaacaaagcattattagagccctgtagacatgacaaaacacgactatagtcacatttatactctttttatttacaacatattgcgcaaatgcagggtcttgagacacatgctaactcgcaaactagagagctagagacctaaacggtagccttcaagttatttcctttaaacttaaaaagccaaaaacttaccacttccacacggatagggaggataactattaacagttatttaacctttaacatgaacattaatcaaacgtaataattttttctgggtacatgataccatacagcatccatatcaaacttgcgcgggccgcactaacattaaactttcatatcaaggcgggggcctcaaactagtgtcctgcgggccacatttgaccaGGACAGTCCTGGTCCCTAGTAGTCAGTATTATGTATTTGCAGGACCTCATGTCAAAGACCGACGATGCAGCATCTGAGAAGATACGCTCCCTGATGGAGCAGAACAGCATGTTGCGAGCTGTGGTTTCCCAGATGAGAAAAGACATGGAGGACCTTAGTGCTCTCCGACCACATCGACAGACCTCCTCTACCGATGCATTGAAACCCCCCACCGTTGTGTCCATCACCTCCGCAACTGACCCCCCTGCCAAGCATTCTGACATCTCTGCCAACACCGCCCCAGCAGTTTTATCAGGTCTCTTTCACAGAAGTATAAATGATGATCTTCAAAGGTTACCCAGAGGCTCCAGCCAGCCAAACAAACATGAATCATACCGTGTTGGTGAACAAACAACACCAACCTTTCTGACCGGT includes the following:
- the LOC131110006 gene encoding coiled-coil domain-containing protein 57-like isoform X1 — translated: MFQMLSVAETKMQAIGYSGLEDLEAQAANKEREWKDLQARRIHLLEDSLRKAEEECLSLRQQNQKLKEDFQYNLSILEERDRELERYDAISSKAVTMEMNRQEELSRLQIQVAILQAKDAEARQQQLSSQNKSAQHKLQLEELTQFMTGKIQKHMEEHDRVKLELQHRIQDLEGELTRHRQEMTTAMDKELREKGHEFNLKLDEMHAVLLSKDLKMKLLSKENEIQSQAKVEAKEVLKASEEVFKQLQAQLQQKERVMEDVTTVKDVRIKELEDKLKQMQNKLKKKEADHIRKNKDMVQALKEKEKQLDARCQAHREQLQKAEERMVKLQEDMEVTSTQAHSAHKDMQMALDEKNGTIKRLRLEVDASQTACQSYMSQASSEMVAKDAELMSLRENNDKLKAELERSTEDINRYKQDVSAGLKREADLEESRVQVELEWQRRYDVAEAKYYLANEQLIQDLTRARDQAKAELSEKEAALQGLTAFIPSVEKEQDKTSQDLMSKTDDAASEKIRSLMEQNSMLRAVVSQMRKDMEDLSALRPHRQTSSTDALKPPTVVSITSATDPPAKHSDISANTAPAVLSDYTEALKQEVSLLKAQCGQLERKLQGVSGLSSQVPAESLAHISTEKPHPHNQESKTGPCLEKHAGSTFWRTRVLRGLHADPTDQVQDENLYLWRQQHAASSLMTDVACGNVESIRRKITLVHARLRQAVAYIAHLSREKQQLIRMGNCLRARIAADGRDVVEEKKDCVPMEEGHQHDRLSAVEQLQYKLTTQELQYAVRQMAYRASERAGPTVEGAGDLWSRGPNTPDGSGTCKVSDQSPAVSLEVKMASGSEDSLPSLKEIWEILDHGLSSSLHSEGESHPSRTRATQPGGSGVTVAGTSAPIHRRPSAELQQRKNPSKAPSKNLRHKAPDRIRNYNVKD
- the LOC131110006 gene encoding coiled-coil domain-containing protein 57-like isoform X2; this encodes MLSVAETKMQAIGYSGLEDLEAQAANKEREWKDLQARRIHLLEDSLRKAEEECLSLRQQNQKLKEDFQYNLSILEERDRELERYDAISSKAVTMEMNRQEELSRLQIQVAILQAKDAEARQQQLSSQNKSAQHKLQLEELTQFMTGKIQKHMEEHDRVKLELQHRIQDLEGELTRHRQEMTTAMDKELREKGHEFNLKLDEMHAVLLSKDLKMKLLSKENEIQSQAKVEAKEVLKASEEVFKQLQAQLQQKERVMEDVTTVKDVRIKELEDKLKQMQNKLKKKEADHIRKNKDMVQALKEKEKQLDARCQAHREQLQKAEERMVKLQEDMEVTSTQAHSAHKDMQMALDEKNGTIKRLRLEVDASQTACQSYMSQASSEMVAKDAELMSLRENNDKLKAELERSTEDINRYKQDVSAGLKREADLEESRVQVELEWQRRYDVAEAKYYLANEQLIQDLTRARDQAKAELSEKEAALQGLTAFIPSVEKEQDKTSQDLMSKTDDAASEKIRSLMEQNSMLRAVVSQMRKDMEDLSALRPHRQTSSTDALKPPTVVSITSATDPPAKHSDISANTAPAVLSDYTEALKQEVSLLKAQCGQLERKLQGVSGLSSQVPAESLAHISTEKPHPHNQESKTGPCLEKHAGSTFWRTRVLRGLHADPTDQVQDENLYLWRQQHAASSLMTDVACGNVESIRRKITLVHARLRQAVAYIAHLSREKQQLIRMGNCLRARIAADGRDVVEEKKDCVPMEEGHQHDRLSAVEQLQYKLTTQELQYAVRQMAYRASERAGPTVEGAGDLWSRGPNTPDGSGTCKVSDQSPAVSLEVKMASGSEDSLPSLKEIWEILDHGLSSSLHSEGESHPSRTRATQPGGSGVTVAGTSAPIHRRPSAELQQRKNPSKAPSKNLRHKAPDRIRNYNVKD